A genomic segment from Streptomyces antibioticus encodes:
- a CDS encoding YdcF family protein, whose product MSGNGLSAEQIREMGSFVDIEASPPPDEPTAYFLFGTNQMAPVEVAVERYHKGLAPLIITTGGVNRHSGIVEGQVFRRLLIERGVPESVIRCEDQASNTWQNVELSLPHLREALASGLRITAVSKWYHRRTLHCLATLVPEIGPFYATSWEPIYAGKTVSRDDWPHIPDGKRRVIREWEEIPRRVTEGSFKDVRLADGAWRS is encoded by the coding sequence ATGAGCGGTAACGGTCTCAGTGCGGAGCAGATCCGCGAAATGGGGAGTTTCGTGGACATCGAGGCGTCGCCACCTCCGGATGAGCCGACCGCGTACTTCCTCTTCGGGACGAATCAGATGGCTCCTGTCGAGGTCGCGGTGGAGCGCTATCACAAAGGACTGGCGCCGCTGATCATCACGACCGGTGGGGTCAATCGGCACAGCGGAATCGTGGAAGGGCAGGTGTTCCGTCGGCTTCTCATCGAGCGCGGAGTTCCCGAATCCGTGATCCGTTGCGAAGACCAGGCTTCCAACACCTGGCAGAACGTAGAACTGTCGCTTCCCCATCTACGGGAAGCCCTCGCGTCGGGTCTGAGGATCACGGCAGTCAGTAAGTGGTACCACCGCCGTACCCTCCATTGCCTGGCAACCCTGGTTCCGGAGATCGGCCCCTTCTACGCCACGTCCTGGGAACCGATCTACGCGGGAAAGACGGTAAGCCGGGACGACTGGCCCCATATCCCGGACGGCAAGCGCAGGGTGATCCGGGAATGGGAGGAGATTCCCAGGCGCGTCACGGAGGGAAGTTTCAAGGATGTCCGTCTTGCCGACGGAGCCTGGCGGAGCTGA